The Amycolatopsis coloradensis sequence GCTGCGCGATGATCTCCAGATCGCCGTCGGCGATCGCCGGTTCCAGCGTGCCGAGATGCGCCAGATCCGCCAGCAGCTCGGGCGGATAGCCGCGGCCCAGCAGCGGATCGAGGAAGAACCTGTTGTGCAGGAAGTCGAATTTGCGTGCGGCCTCACGGTGCGCGGCGTCGTCCACATCGGTCAGCACCGGGGCGAAGTTGAGCACGATGGACACTTCCTGCCCACTGCCGTTCGCCCGCAACGCCTGCACGGCCTTGCCGTGCGCGAGCAGGAGGTTGTGCCCGGCGACCAGTGCCGCGCCCTCGTCGCGGATGCCCGGCGCGTGATCGCCGTTGCCGTAGCCGATGAAGGCGGCGCAGAACGGCTCGTTGATCGTGGTCCACTGCCGCACCCGGTCACCGAGTACATTGTGGACAGTCAGTGCGTAGTCGGCGAAAAGGCTCGCGAGGTCACGGTGCGGCCAGCCACCTTCCGCCTGCAGCGCTTCCGGGAGATCCCAGTGGTAGAGCGTCACCATCGGGGTGATCCCGTGTTCCAGCACGGTGTCGACAAGGCGATCGTAGAAGGCGAGGCCGCGTGGTTCGACCGCGCGGCCGTCCGGCATGATCCGCGACCACGCGACGGAGAAGCGGTAGTAGGGCACGCCGAGGTCGCTCAGCAGTCCGATGTCCTCACGGTAGCGCCGGTAGTGGTCGCAGGCCGGGTCTCCGGTGGCGCCGTCGAGCACCAGACCAGGCTGCGCGGTGAAAGTGTCCCAAATGGATGGTCCGCGGCCGTCCGCCGTCGTCGACCCCTCGATCTGGTACGCCGCGGTGGCCGTGCCCCAGCGGAACCCGGCCGGAAACCTGCGTGTCACGCCGTCCCCGCTCAGTTGGCGGCCGCGGCGCGGCCTTCGGTCGCGGCCTGGCTCCACGCCTGATCGAGCGATTGCTTCCCCTCTTCGACACGGCCGAGCGCGTGCCCGTACACCGGCCGTACCTCGCCGTCGCGCAGCCCGCGGTAGTTCGGCCGCAGGGCCTCGGCGGAGGCCGCGAAGATCTTGCCGATCGGCGCGCCGCTGAAGTACTGACTGGTGTGGGAAAGCACGGCGGTGTCCTGGTACGCGCCCAGCGCGCTCGGCAGCAGCCCGCTTTCCAGGAAGATCCGCTTCTGCTGTTCGGGCGCGGTGAGCCAGACGGCGAGGTCGTAGGCTTCCTTGCGGTGCGCGCCCTGCTTCGGGACGGTCAGGAACGAGCCGCCCCAGTTGCCGGCCTTGCCCGGAACCGAGGTGACGTCCCATTTGCCCGCGAGCTCCGGTCCGCCCGCCTCTTCGATCTGGGTGAGCATCCACGCGGGACAGGTGATGGCGGCGAACCGGCTCTGCTTGATCGCCACCGTCCACGGCTGGGTGAAGGTGGTGACCGCGGCGGTCTCCTTCTTCAGTGCCATCCCGCCCGCCAGCTCGAAGGCCTTGCGCACGTTGGGGTTCGTGTCGGCGATGAACCGCTCGTCCTTGGAGAAGTAGTTCTCCTGCGCCTGGTTGAGCATCGCCGTGTAGACGGTGCCCGCCGAGTCGGCGAACTTGACGCCGTCCGGCGCCTTGGCGCTGAACCGCTCGCCGGTTTCCGCGAACTTCTCCCACGTCGGCCACAGCGCGGCCACCTGGTCGCGGTCGGACGGCAGGCCCGCGTTCGCGAACAGGTCGCGCCGGTAGCAGAGGGCGAGGCTGCCCATGTCGGTGCCGAGGCCCATGACGAACTTACCGCTTTCGGCGGTGCCCTGGTCCCATTTCCAGGCAGGCCACTGCTCGCGGAGACCCTGCGCGCCGAACTCGGAGAGATCGGTGAACTTGTCCGTGGATTGGCGGAACTTGGGGAGGTACTGCTCTTCGATCGCCACCACGTCCGCGCTGCCGCGTCCGGCGCCGAGCCCGGTGGCGAGCTGGCGGTGATGCGTCTCGAAGTCCGCGACCCGGCCCTCGACGGTGATCCCCGGATGGGACTTCTCGTAGTCGTCGAAGAGCTTTTCGTATCCGAACTCGCCGAAGGTGGCGACGGTGAGCTTGATCGGGCCGCCGGCTTCCGGTGCGCTCGAACAGCCGCTGAGCAGCAGCACGAGTGCCGTCAATCCGGCCAGTACGCGGGTCATGGTTCTCCTCGGTCGTGCGGTCACGCGAGTCGTCTCGGCAGCTGGTCGCCGACGGTCAGCCGGGAATCGGCGTGCAGTTTGGTCAGGACCCTGGACACCAGCGACTGCACCGTCCGCCTCGGCAGGCTCAGCTCGGCGGCGATCTCCGGGTTCGACAGCTTCGCCGCCACCAGCCGCGCGACCCGTAGTTCCAGCGGCGACAGCGCCCCGCTGTGCCGGGGACTTCGCTCGGCACGGCTCAGCACGCCGAAGCGGCGCAGCCTGCTTTCCGCCCGGCGGATGCTCCAGGTGGCTCCGACGTTGCCGAGGACCTCGCACGCTTCGGTGAGCGAACGGGTCGCCGCTTCAAGGTAACCGGCGCGGCCGAGCAGCTCGGCGGCGTCCTCGAGCGCGGCCGCGAGTTCGATCGGGCGGCGGACCTCGCGGTAGTGATCGGCCGCGGCCAGCATGCCTTCGGGGTCGCCGTCGATCATCGACCGGCACCGGAGAGCGGCCGCGGCGGCCCTGGCGGGAACGGTCTCCTGGCTCGCCTCCTCGGCGCAGACGGCGAGTGCTTCCTGCGCGACGGCGTCGTTCCCGGCGGCGAGCGCGACGCGGACGACGTCGGGAAGCCATTGGTGGCGCAGCATCATCCGGGCGTAGTCGGGGCGGAGCACCGGCGCGAACAGCCGCAGCGCGTCGTCGAGCTCGCCGCGTTGCTCGGCGGCCATCGCCTGTGCCGCCAGGTAGAAGTCGCAGCTTTCGCGCTCGGACGAGTTCGACGGAGAGTGCGCCTCGGCCGCTTCCAGATGGGCGCGGACGGCGACGCGTTCGTCGCGATGGCCCGCGATGAGGGCGGCGACCCCGTGCAACAGCAGGGCGGCGGCGCCCGGCTCGCGGACACCGTAGAAGGTGATCGCCGGGCCGTCCTCGGTGACCGAGTCCAATTCGGCCAGTGCCTCGTCCCAGCGGCCGGTCCAGTAGTAGTGCACGGCCGCCGAGACCTGCGGACCGGTCGGCAGGCCGTGCCGCGCGGCCGTCTCGTACCCGGCGTGCAGCGTGGCGTCGGCCTCGGCGAGCCGGTCGAGGTTCTGCAGGGTGAACAGGCGGTTGTCGAGCAGATCGAACCGCAGGGTCGCCAGGTCGGCCTCGTCGCCGGTGGTCTCGAGCGCCGCGTCGATCGCGGTCAGCGCCCGGTCGTGCTCGCGGCGGATCGAGTGCACGAGCCACAACGTCTGCTGCGCGTGCGCGGCGGGATAGCGTTCGCCCGCCTCCGCCGCCTCGGCGTGCAGCCCCCGCGCGATCCGTTCGGTCTCGTCGAGATCGGCGAGCGTGCCGCGCCGGAAGTTGGCGAGCAGTGTCCGGGTGCTGGTGCGCCACAGCTCCGGCATCGACGGGTCGTCCGCGGTGTCGGCGAGTGCCTCGATCGCACCAGGCGTGTCGCCCCGCCGGTACCGCAGCGCGGCGAGGAAATGCCGCATCTGCGCCAGATCCGCCTTGTCGGTGACGGTCTTCACCGCTTGCTCGGCTTCCGCCTCGGGCGCCAGTTCGAGCCGGAACAGCACACGCACCAGCGCCGCGATCAGCGTCTCCCGCTGCTCGCGGGTGGGCACCGTGCTGTCGAGCGCGCCGCGGAGCAGGTCCGCCGCGATATGCGGCGCGCGGTTGGACACCGCGACGTGGTTGGCGGTGAGCCAGCCCGCCAGCCACGGATCGAACGGCACCGGCCCGGCCGCCAGCTGCTCGGCGACCCGTTTGATCGGCGCGCCCGCACGCGCGAGCGACTCGGCGGCGCGCCGGTGCAACGCGGCACGGATCGGTTCCGCGATGGCGCCGTAGAGCGCCTGACGCTGGAACGGATGGTGGAAGGCGAGTTTGTCGCCGGCGTACTCGATGACCCCCGCGGTGGTGGCGGGCTCCAGCTCCCGCAGGACCTCCAGCGGGCCCTTGTCCGCCAGCGCGGCGAGGTCCTCGACGGCGAACTCCGCGCCGAGCAGTGAGGCCGTCCGCAGGATCTCGGTCGTGCCGGGGTCGAGGCATTCCAGCGTCCTGGCCACCGCCGCCAGCAGCGACCGCGGCGCGTTCTCGGTGCCGTCCAGCGTCACCTCGGCCACGCCGTCCTTGATCCGCAGAGAGCCGGTGCGGACCAGGTCGTGCGCGATCTCCCTGGCGTAAAGCGGGTTCCCGGCCGCGCGCCGGACCAGCGGGCGCAGACTCGGCCCGAGCTTGGCTTCGAGGACCACCTCGAACACAGCGGCGATGTCGTCGTCGGTCAGTACTTCGACCGGCATGATCTCGCCGTCCCTCGCCTCGACCCCGCGACGGAGCTGGGCGAGGTCGCGGCGGCCGTGCCCGGTGCGCGTGGCGGCGACCAGCAGGAGCGGCAGCTGGCGGGTGGCGGCGGCCAGTCGCTGCCACAGCAGCACACTCGCCTCGTCCGCCCAGTGGAGGTCGTCGATCACCAGCACCAGCGGGCCCGCCGCGCAGGTCTCGTCGACCAGCGCCAGCAATTTATCCACAGTGGACAAGATCGGGTCGGCGGGGCCCCAGTTCCCGTGCGCGGGTTCGGCGTGCAGCTCGCCTGCCAGCTTGGCCTTGGCCGGATCGGCCGCGCCGTGGTGCACCCCGAGGCACTCCATGATCACCTGCAGCGGGAACCGTTGCCGCAGCTCGTCGGCCGCGGTCCAGGCGAGCTGGCAGCCACGCGCCGCGGCGCCCGCCAGCCCGGCGATCAGCAGTTCCGATTTGCCGATGCCCGGTTCGCCTTCGAGCCAGACCGGGCGGCCGCGGCCGGCGAGCACGTCTGTGACGAAGCCGTCCAGCCGCTCGACCTGCCGGGCGCGGCCGGGCAGGCGGCCCTGGCCGCCACGTTCGATCGCCTTGGCGACCGGCGGCGGCACGACGCGGACCGGAACCGGTTTCGGTCGGGTGACAGGTTTTTCGCTGCCGTCCAGGATGCGCTGGTGCAGATCACGCAGCGGGGCACCGGGTTCGACGCCGAGTTCGTCCCGCAGTATTCGCCTGGCCTCGCGATACGCGCTGAGCGCTTCGATCTGCCGCCCGCTGGCGTGCAGGGCGCGCATGAGCGTTTCGTGCAACGACTCGCGTAACGGGTGCCGCTGCACCAGCGCCGTCAGTTCGGCCACCACTTCGCGGTGGTCACCGATGCCGAGCAGGGCCGTGGCGCGCAGTTCGGTGGCGGTGAGCTGGAGTTCGGTGAGCCGGACGCGTTCCGCTTCGGCGAACGGGCCCGGCACGCCGGAGTAGGCCTCGCCGCGCCAGAGACCGAGCGCGGTGGTGAGCCGGGCGGCCGCGCCCCGCTGATCGGTGTGGGCGAGCAGCCGCCAGGCGGCCGCCGCGTCCTGTTCGAACCGGCTGACGTCGAGCGCTTCCCTGTCCAGCCGCAGTACGTAACTCGACCCGGACGAACTCAGCACCTCGTGCGCGTCACCGCCCGCCTTGCGGATCGCGCCGCGCAGACCGGAGACGTAGGTGTGGACGCTGCCGATGGCGCTGGTGGGCGCCGACTCGCCCCAGACGTCCGAGATCAGTTCACCGAGGGAGATCGCCTGGCCGCGGCGCGCCGCCAGGGTGGCGAAGACCGCGCGCTGCCGGGCGGGCCCGAGCTTCAGCTCGACGTCGTCGAGCCAGGCACGAGGCGGTCCGAGCAGCTCGACGCGCAGCCCGTTCGTCACGCCGGCTCCATTTCTCGTCATGCACCGAAAGTGGCCGGATCACTACTGTGTCCCCGCAGTTTAGGACGTCCTCGGTACGGTTCGGTTGCGCACCCGGGCGAGTGTGTGCAGCGGCGCGCACCAGGGCTGCGCGGACCAGGAGGGCGTGGCCCCCGTTTCGGGCAAAAGGAGCGCGGCGAGCTCGCCCGCCAGGCTCCGGTGCTGATCCTCGGTCAGATTTCGTTGGTGGGAAAGCAAATGGAGCAGTTCGGCCGCCGGTCCGGTTGGCAGCGCGCGGACGTTGTCGAGCAGCCACTGCGGGATCCAACGGGCCGTCAGCTCGTCGCCGACCTGGAGCAGCTGCTCGGCGACGCGGTCCGCGGGCGCGCCGGAGCCCGCCATGGTCGCGGCGATCTCCTGGTGCAGCACGGCGCGGATGGCGGGCGGGGTGTTCGCGGCGAACACCTCCCGCACCAGCGGGACACGGAACCGCAGCCGTTCTCCCTCGGTTTCCAGCACGCGCGCGGCGAGCGCCTCTTCGACCGCTCCGATGAGCGCCCGCAGCTCGCGGCCGGTGACACCCGTCAAGTCGGCGACCGTGAACGACGAGCCGAGCAGTGCCGCCGAGTTCAGCGTTCGCTTGCACAGCAAGGAAAGCGCGGCGAGATGATCTTCGACCACGGCGGCGAGCCTGCTGTGCGGCGTGACGTCGGGCTCGCGCCCGTCGGCGAATTCGGCGAACAGCTCGCACAGGTAGCCGACGTTCCCGGCGCTGTATCCGGCGGCGAACCCGAGGAAGTCCTCGCCCGGGTCCCTGGCCAAGGTTTCCTCGGCGAGCGCGGCGACGGCCGGGCCGTCGAACGGCGGCAGCGAGATGACGTCCCCGTCGAGCCGCGAGCGGAGGACTTCGAGGGTGCGGAGCCGGGGGAGAGGCCGCGCCGAGCCGATCAGCAGCAGTGGCAGGTGCGCGGTGAACCGGTGCAGCCGCTGCCAGGCGAGCAGGCTTTCCTCGTCGGCCCAGTGCAGGTCTTCGAAGACGAGCACCCACGGCCCGTCTTCGCACAGTTCGGTGACCGTTTTGCCGAGATCTTCGAGTGCTTCGCCGCCGAGGCTGTCGGCGATGAGGCTCAGCGGGACCGCGCCGGTCAGCTCGTCGGCTTCGACCCAGCGCGTGCGGCTCCTCGCGTCGGCGAGGGCCTCCGCCAGGAACGCGCTCTTGCCGCCGCCCGCCTCGCCGTCCAGCCAGATCGTCCCGCCGCGGCCTTCGTCCAGCAGCGCGGCCAGGTGACGGCGCACCCGGCGGAGTTCGAACTCCCGGCCGACGAAGGTGGACGGTCGTTCGGGCACGGCATGGGCCTGCCGATGCCGTGCCGGCCGGTCCTGCTGGTGCAGTGCCGGATCGTCGTCCAGGACCCGCTGCCGCAGGGCGAGCAGTTCCGGCCCGGGTTCGAGACCGGACTGCTCGATGATCGTCTCGCGGGCGCGGTCGAACGCGGCCAGCGCCTCCGCCTGCCTGCCGGACCGGAACAACGCGGTGATCAGCATCCGGTGCAGGCCTTCGCGCAACGGATGGCGCTCGACCAGCACCGCGAGCTCGCCCACGAGCTCGCGGTAGCCGCCAAGGCGCAGCGCGACCTCGGCCTGGCGTTCGAGCGCGCTCATCCGCAGCTCGTTCAGCCGGGCGCGCTGGGTCTCGGCGAACGGCCCTGGGATCCCGTCGAGCGCGGAACCCCGCCATTGCCCGAGCGCGGAGCGAAGCGATTCCAGCTCCCGTTCGTGCGAGCCGGCGAGCCGGTGCGCGCGGGCCCGCTCCAGCTCCGCTTCGAAGACATGGACGTCGACCTGCTGCTTCGGCAGGTCGAGGCTGTAGCCGGCACGGCTGGCGACGAGCGGTTCGCCCGCCGGCTCCAGCGCGCGGCGCAGCGCGGAGACGTAGGTGTACACGATGCCGGTGGCGCTGTCCGGGGGCCGCTCGCCCCAGACGGCGTCGATGATCTCCTTGCGGGAGACGAACTGGCCGGCACGCAGGGCGAGCGTGGCGAACACCGCCTGACGCTGGGCGGGACCCAGCGCGATCTCGCCTTCGCCGTGGCGGGCGGGGGAACCGCCCAGCAGCCGCACCGTCAGCGAGGAAACCTCGTCCATGACCTGCCGCCTGTGCGTCCGACTGCCGAAAAAGAGTGTCCTGCTCAGCGGAAAGCCTAGTGGCGGCGATGTGGGTTTCGCAATCAATCGGGCACTCACCGTGTGGGTTTCGGCCCTTGAGCCCGGATCATGCCGGTTCGTGGACAGTCGGATGTCCGTTCATGTGGGTTTCTGACCCCGTTCAGGCGAGGGGCGACCGGGCAAAGCCGGGCGTTCCCAGGGGCAGAATGTCCTCCGGCGCTGGTCGAAGGCATGCGCGGCTGTGCATGCTGTGACAGTGAGCCAGGATCAGGAACACTTCGCCGGCGATGTCCTGCTCAGCCTCGCCCGGAACGGCAGGCTGGTCCTCGACGCCGATGAGGCCGAAGCCCGCATCACCGAGCTTCGGCGGACGCTGGCCTTCGGCTACGCCCTCCTCGCCGACCCGGACTACACCGGACCCGAGGGCAGGCTCCGCGAGATCCTGGACGAGCTTCCCAAGTACGTCGAGGCGTTTCAGCAGGCCACGAAGTCCTTCACGCCTCGTTGAGAACTCGTGGAGACTTCGTGAAGAGCTTCTTCGCAGACTGTGTCCCATCCGACTGGGGCCGCGGACAAGCGGAGGGGACGAAGTGGACACGGAAACCCGACAGATCACCGTGGCGGTGCACGCGCCCGACCCGATCACCACTGCCGGCCTGGCCAGCCAGCTGGGCACGCAGCAGGGGATCGACATCAGGGACTGGGAGCGGCGCGCCGAGACCGACGTACTGGTGTTCGCCGCCGAATGCCTGACGCCGGAGATCGTGCTCTGGCTGCGGCGGCTCGCCGCCGAGGACGGCAAGCCCGTGGTGCTCGTGGTGAGCCAGATCAGCGAGGCGGAACTCGTGCCAGCCATCGAATGCCGGGTGGTGGCCGTCCTGCCGCGCTCGGCCACGACCGGCGAACGGCTGGCGCACGCCGTCCGCGCGGCGGCCACCGGCGGCGGGGTGCTCCCGCCGAGCCTGCTCGGCGAACTGCTCAAGCACGTCGAGCGGCTGCAACGCGAGGTGCTCGACCCGATGGGCGTCAACACCGCCGGGCTCACCACCCGGGAGATCGACGTCCTGCGGCTGATGGCCGAGGGCAAGGACACCGTCGAGATCGCCGGCGAGCTCAGCTACTCGGAACGCAGCGTGAAGCACATCATCCAGGGCATCACCGGACGGCTGAAGCTGCGCAACCGGCCGCACGCCGTCGCGTACGCGGTGCGGGCCGGGGTGATCTGACCGGAACCCGAACTCGCGTGTCTGGAGACGGAACTCGCGTGATCGGAGGCCGCACCGTGTCTTCCGGCTGAAAACACGCGAGATCCGGCTCCACGCACGTGTCTTACGCGCCGTGCCGGGCCAGGCGGTCGGTGACGACGGCCAGTTCGAGTGGCTGGTCGCGTTCGCGGGCCAGCCAGAGGCATTCACCGGCGGGCTCCTCGCCGAGGCAGGCCCGGACCAGATGGCGATGCAGTAACACCCGGCCCGTCGGCATCGCGGTGGCGAGGTCCTCCAGCGCGTCGAGCGCCTGCTTCGCCGATGCGCGGTCGTTCCTTCGCAACGCGAGCTCGGCGAGTTCGGCCCAGGCGATGTCCGTGCCGACGGCGAGTCCGCGGGTGGCCGCGTGCAGGCGCCGGACGGCGCGGTCGGTTTCGCCCGACGCGACGTCGACGCGGGCTTCCGCGATGTCGAGCAGATGCGCCAGCGTCGGCGCCGTGGCGCGGGCGGCGGCCAGCAATCCCCGTGCCTCGGTGGACCGTCCCTGCGACAGCAGGACCGACACGGTCGACAGGTGCGCCGCGGCAGAGCCGATGTCGTAGCCGCGCCGCGAACGGTCGGCGACGGAGCGGCGGGCGAACTCGATCGCGCGGGCGGGCCGGCCGCGCATGGCCGCGAGTATCGAACGATCGCTGTCACGCAGGCCGGTTTCGGGAAAGGCCTCGTCGGCGAGCAGTTTTTCCGCGCGTGCTCGTTCACCCAGCACCAGCAACGCGGTGACGTACGAGGTGACTTGGTCGTCCCGATGCCGCGGCACCGTCCTCAACGGCCACCGCTCGCGCTCGGTCAGATTCGCGCCGAACCGCGCGCAACGGCCGTCCCAGAGCTCGGCCAGGCCGCCGAAGAGTTCACCCAACATGGCGGAAACCGCCGATTCCGTGCGCCAGGAATCGTTTTCCGCCAACAGTTCGGCCGCTTCCGTCCACCGGTCCCGCAGACACAGCGCGATGGCGCTCGAGACCATCGAGCCGGTTTCCTGTACGGCGTCCACGTCCGCCATCGTGAGCCGGCCGGGCGTTCATGACGTGGTACCCGGCGGGGTCTGGCCCGTATGGACGCCGGGTCGGCCCGAAAGCCGCGACGGGTCAGGCCGCGAGTGGTCCGAAGACCAGGGTGCCCGGCGCCTCGGCGTCGTCACCTGCCCAGAACTCCAGCCACAGCGCGGCGAACTCGTCCCGGGACAGCATTCCGTCGCCATCGGAATCCAGCAGCGGGAAGGTGGCGTCGGTGTCGGCGGGGCGGCCGTTCCAGACCTCGATCAACTGGCGGTACTCCGCCGCGGAGATCAGGCCGTCCCCGTTCTCGTCGATCGCTTCGAACATCGCGTCGGCGGTCGCGGTCACGGCCTCGGGCATGTCCGGAAGCTTGTCCACCACCAGCAGGACCTCGTCCAGGGTCACCTTGTCGTCGCGGTTCAGATCCGAGGCCGCCAGCAACGTCGTCCACCAGCTCAGCATGATGCCGGTCAGGCGCCGCTCGTCACCCGGGCCGCGCAGCCGCGCCCAGCGCTCGGCCAACGCCTGGAAGTCTTGCTCCTGAAGGAAACCGTCGCCGTCGGCATCCATCGCGGCGAAGACGCCCGAGATCTTGCGCCGTTGCAAGTCGCTAGCCATGCGTCGGAACGATAGAACCGGGCACCGTAGAGGCACATCGGCCATTCAGGGGCCCGGTGAGCCACGATCGGGGGATGGCCGTTCACTCGTTACCGGAGGTCATTTCCGGTGAGCGCTTGGAGGATCTTGCCCAGCGCGGACTGCGCCACCGCCGAGGTGTACGGACCGACGGCGACCAAGGAGGCTATGAGCGCCGAGGCTTCGCCCGGCGTCAGAGAGATCGGCGGCAGCACGGGTCGTGCGTCGATGCCGTAGCCGCCGCGCGGCCCGCGGTGAATGGTGATGGGAACGCCCGCTTCGCGCAGACGGGCGATGTCGCGTTCCACGGTCCGCAGGCTCACCCCGGTGCCCTCCGCGAGCCTCGCGCCCGTCACCCGGCGCGGCGCCCGCACCCGCAGGAGCTCGATGATCGCGTGCTGTCGCTCGATCAGGGGCGCTGCCTGGTGCAGCTGGATCATTCCCGCGATTCCCCCGGAACCGACCGGCCGCTGGGGCATTTCCCGCTCTCCTCGACTTCGAATAACCGACCCGGCTTTGACGTCTATTGGATCTTAGGCTCGATTTTCCTTCCAGTGATCGGATTTCGATGCCTTCCTCTTTCTCGTTCCCCGGCGACTTCCGGCGCCTGTGGATCGGCCAGACGATCAGCGCGTTCGGCGACAAGGTTTCGCGGATCGCGTTGCCGACCGCCGCCTTGCTCGGGCTCGGCGGGACCGCATGGGACGTCGGACTGCTGGCCGCGCTGAGATTTCTGCCGTTCGTGCTGATCGGCACCCTGGCGGGGGTGTGGGTCGACCGGCTGCCGCTTCGCGAGACCATGATCGGGGCCGACGCCGGCAGGTTGGTGGCGATGGGGTCGATCCCGGTCGCCTACCTGCTCGACGTTCTCACCCTCGCCCAATTGTTCGTGGTCGCCGGCGTGGTCGGCGTCCTGACGGTCTTCTTCGAAATCGCCGTCCAATCCTATCTGCCGGTACTCGCCGGACCTGAGGGCATCGTGGCGGGGAACGAACGGCTGCAAACCTCTCGCGCGGTCGCCGAGGTCGGCGGTGCGGGCGCCGCGGGCGGGCTGATGCAGATCCTCGGCACCGCGCCGGCGATCCTGGCCGACGCCCTGTCCTTTCTCGC is a genomic window containing:
- a CDS encoding GH1 family beta-glucosidase: MTRRFPAGFRWGTATAAYQIEGSTTADGRGPSIWDTFTAQPGLVLDGATGDPACDHYRRYREDIGLLSDLGVPYYRFSVAWSRIMPDGRAVEPRGLAFYDRLVDTVLEHGITPMVTLYHWDLPEALQAEGGWPHRDLASLFADYALTVHNVLGDRVRQWTTINEPFCAAFIGYGNGDHAPGIRDEGAALVAGHNLLLAHGKAVQALRANGSGQEVSIVLNFAPVLTDVDDAAHREAARKFDFLHNRFFLDPLLGRGYPPELLADLAHLGTLEPAIADGDLEIIAQPLDVLGVNYYAPARAVPLEDPEADSNCPLPGLRGMDVQPPRGDLTSLGWEQRPECFTELLLWLHEHCPGLPLVIAENGAAFEDEVVDGRVHDEKRVRYFAEHLAAVHDAIQRGADVRGYMAWSLLDNFEWAMGYTQRFGLVHVDFETQERALKDSARFYADVVARNELQGL
- a CDS encoding ABC transporter substrate-binding protein, whose amino-acid sequence is MTRVLAGLTALVLLLSGCSSAPEAGGPIKLTVATFGEFGYEKLFDDYEKSHPGITVEGRVADFETHHRQLATGLGAGRGSADVVAIEEQYLPKFRQSTDKFTDLSEFGAQGLREQWPAWKWDQGTAESGKFVMGLGTDMGSLALCYRRDLFANAGLPSDRDQVAALWPTWEKFAETGERFSAKAPDGVKFADSAGTVYTAMLNQAQENYFSKDERFIADTNPNVRKAFELAGGMALKKETAAVTTFTQPWTVAIKQSRFAAITCPAWMLTQIEEAGGPELAGKWDVTSVPGKAGNWGGSFLTVPKQGAHRKEAYDLAVWLTAPEQQKRIFLESGLLPSALGAYQDTAVLSHTSQYFSGAPIGKIFAASAEALRPNYRGLRDGEVRPVYGHALGRVEEGKQSLDQAWSQAATEGRAAAAN
- a CDS encoding BTAD domain-containing putative transcriptional regulator gives rise to the protein MTNGLRVELLGPPRAWLDDVELKLGPARQRAVFATLAARRGQAISLGELISDVWGESAPTSAIGSVHTYVSGLRGAIRKAGGDAHEVLSSSGSSYVLRLDREALDVSRFEQDAAAAWRLLAHTDQRGAAARLTTALGLWRGEAYSGVPGPFAEAERVRLTELQLTATELRATALLGIGDHREVVAELTALVQRHPLRESLHETLMRALHASGRQIEALSAYREARRILRDELGVEPGAPLRDLHQRILDGSEKPVTRPKPVPVRVVPPPVAKAIERGGQGRLPGRARQVERLDGFVTDVLAGRGRPVWLEGEPGIGKSELLIAGLAGAAARGCQLAWTAADELRQRFPLQVIMECLGVHHGAADPAKAKLAGELHAEPAHGNWGPADPILSTVDKLLALVDETCAAGPLVLVIDDLHWADEASVLLWQRLAAATRQLPLLLVAATRTGHGRRDLAQLRRGVEARDGEIMPVEVLTDDDIAAVFEVVLEAKLGPSLRPLVRRAAGNPLYAREIAHDLVRTGSLRIKDGVAEVTLDGTENAPRSLLAAVARTLECLDPGTTEILRTASLLGAEFAVEDLAALADKGPLEVLRELEPATTAGVIEYAGDKLAFHHPFQRQALYGAIAEPIRAALHRRAAESLARAGAPIKRVAEQLAAGPVPFDPWLAGWLTANHVAVSNRAPHIAADLLRGALDSTVPTREQRETLIAALVRVLFRLELAPEAEAEQAVKTVTDKADLAQMRHFLAALRYRRGDTPGAIEALADTADDPSMPELWRTSTRTLLANFRRGTLADLDETERIARGLHAEAAEAGERYPAAHAQQTLWLVHSIRREHDRALTAIDAALETTGDEADLATLRFDLLDNRLFTLQNLDRLAEADATLHAGYETAARHGLPTGPQVSAAVHYYWTGRWDEALAELDSVTEDGPAITFYGVREPGAAALLLHGVAALIAGHRDERVAVRAHLEAAEAHSPSNSSERESCDFYLAAQAMAAEQRGELDDALRLFAPVLRPDYARMMLRHQWLPDVVRVALAAGNDAVAQEALAVCAEEASQETVPARAAAAALRCRSMIDGDPEGMLAAADHYREVRRPIELAAALEDAAELLGRAGYLEAATRSLTEACEVLGNVGATWSIRRAESRLRRFGVLSRAERSPRHSGALSPLELRVARLVAAKLSNPEIAAELSLPRRTVQSLVSRVLTKLHADSRLTVGDQLPRRLA
- a CDS encoding BTAD domain-containing putative transcriptional regulator, which produces MDEVSSLTVRLLGGSPARHGEGEIALGPAQRQAVFATLALRAGQFVSRKEIIDAVWGERPPDSATGIVYTYVSALRRALEPAGEPLVASRAGYSLDLPKQQVDVHVFEAELERARAHRLAGSHERELESLRSALGQWRGSALDGIPGPFAETQRARLNELRMSALERQAEVALRLGGYRELVGELAVLVERHPLREGLHRMLITALFRSGRQAEALAAFDRARETIIEQSGLEPGPELLALRQRVLDDDPALHQQDRPARHRQAHAVPERPSTFVGREFELRRVRRHLAALLDEGRGGTIWLDGEAGGGKSAFLAEALADARSRTRWVEADELTGAVPLSLIADSLGGEALEDLGKTVTELCEDGPWVLVFEDLHWADEESLLAWQRLHRFTAHLPLLLIGSARPLPRLRTLEVLRSRLDGDVISLPPFDGPAVAALAEETLARDPGEDFLGFAAGYSAGNVGYLCELFAEFADGREPDVTPHSRLAAVVEDHLAALSLLCKRTLNSAALLGSSFTVADLTGVTGRELRALIGAVEEALAARVLETEGERLRFRVPLVREVFAANTPPAIRAVLHQEIAATMAGSGAPADRVAEQLLQVGDELTARWIPQWLLDNVRALPTGPAAELLHLLSHQRNLTEDQHRSLAGELAALLLPETGATPSWSAQPWCAPLHTLARVRNRTVPRTS
- a CDS encoding response regulator transcription factor, giving the protein MDTETRQITVAVHAPDPITTAGLASQLGTQQGIDIRDWERRAETDVLVFAAECLTPEIVLWLRRLAAEDGKPVVLVVSQISEAELVPAIECRVVAVLPRSATTGERLAHAVRAAATGGGVLPPSLLGELLKHVERLQREVLDPMGVNTAGLTTREIDVLRLMAEGKDTVEIAGELSYSERSVKHIIQGITGRLKLRNRPHAVAYAVRAGVI
- a CDS encoding EF-hand domain-containing protein translates to MASDLQRRKISGVFAAMDADGDGFLQEQDFQALAERWARLRGPGDERRLTGIMLSWWTTLLAASDLNRDDKVTLDEVLLVVDKLPDMPEAVTATADAMFEAIDENGDGLISAAEYRQLIEVWNGRPADTDATFPLLDSDGDGMLSRDEFAALWLEFWAGDDAEAPGTLVFGPLAA
- a CDS encoding helix-turn-helix transcriptional regulator; the encoded protein is MPQRPVGSGGIAGMIQLHQAAPLIERQHAIIELLRVRAPRRVTGARLAEGTGVSLRTVERDIARLREAGVPITIHRGPRGGYGIDARPVLPPISLTPGEASALIASLVAVGPYTSAVAQSALGKILQALTGNDLR